From the genome of Mixophyes fleayi isolate aMixFle1 chromosome 2, aMixFle1.hap1, whole genome shotgun sequence, one region includes:
- the LOC142140668 gene encoding uncharacterized protein LOC142140668, which translates to MCGWRRGVSDRTLCTVAAGGDDVGTQVEDQHLQEPESNVGVVYLDGKTFTASSALTMDKKMHNLERPFSCPDCGKHFGHRSTLVRHRSLHCSTKIGKIEISSNTVMLSVEAQRSYKCGICHEEYANTNELKRHLRSHTGDQRYMCHECGRTFTCNFYLVRHQRTHTGERPFTCPQCNKSFKCSSVLYRHQRIHSREQPFKCEVCAKGFSQKTSLIIHLRTHTGERPFCCQLCGRSFCSGSALIRHEQSHRRDGCREGGDQLMGAEESPIKLKIVDSLSENTMNMSFRTDGDCRQDVPENQINGKFLDMYSEHNSQSNDRSEQELRDTGQSAVTEQEDWTPDAHAELQDTGQSAVTEQEDCTPDSHAELRDTGQSAVTEQEDCMPDSHAELRDTGQSAVTEQEDCMPDSHAELRDTGQSAVTEQEDCMPDSHAELRDTGQSAVTEQEDCMPDAHAELRDTGQSAVTEQEDCMPDAHAELRDTGQSAVTEQEDCMPDSHAELRDTGQSAVTEQEDCMPDSHAELRDTGQSAVTEQEDWTPDSHAELRDTGQSAVTEQEDCMPDSYAELRDTGQSAVTEQEDWTPDSHAELRDTGQSAVTEQEDCMPDSYAELRDTGQSAVTEQEDWTPDSHAELRDTGQSAVTEQEDCTPDSHAELRDTGQSAVTEQEDCTPDAHAELRDTGQSAVTEQEDCMPDSHAELRDTGQSAVTEQEDCTPDSHAELRDTGQSAVTEQEDCTPDSHAELRDTGQSAVTEQEDCMPDSHAELRDTGQSAVTEQEDCTPDSHAELRDTGQSAVTEQEDCMPDSHAEPRDTGQSAVTEQEDCMPDSHAEPRDTGQSAVREQEDWTPEMFAEQGSEGKVVPAEGNINSGFICSECGKMFFSQSDLDVHCVTHTRYKPTCPDCGKTFGQRSSLTRHQNSHCSARRGEHSINTGRFSSSISFHSHHKCGICHMNFPSLNELRRHLGSHTGDQRYMCHECGRTFSCNYFLVRHQRTHTGERPFTCPQCNKSFKCSSVLFRHQRTHTGEQPYQCEVCTRCFSQKTSLIIHLRTHTGERPFCCQSCGRSFCSSSALIRHEQSHKRGGNQTPKEDVRQCYDRRNNVKRRPKKSGGSRSLRAVDDAQWIEQQMDSDTVQGKLMLEIQGTKDHRYDIHYDQNVENTEKSKCSGSPVKPEDVSDEKYLLDSGVKYRNMAEEHERWTSDGYPLGDLPDPNVEGGIICPDCGKTFGSQSLFTVHQRIHSGDRLFPCSQCGKIFGHQSTLVRHQMSRCHNIVMEPLIPNSDLTLGDGSEFSHKCGLCNQNFSDNIKLRRHLADHKGERSYSCKDCGHRFTCNYFLVRHQRTHTGEQPYKCDVCLRCFSQKTSLVIHVRTHTGERPYICSVCARGFCSRSSLVRHQHSHQDMKSRRGERRGKLRNLGGMSCGKGQKYTLEKLSREVSIDDSTSLSFAKAVNRPVEDFVLDTKPETVIEEDLTFHKRCDRDQAHLTARPRTHTGERPFGCSNCGKSFGHHSTLSRHRNLHCNFKTGKIPNVRALSNTQCLYMCGICHESCSSPNELKKHLRSHTGDQRYMCHECGRTFTCNFYLVRHQRTHTGERPFTCPQCNKSFKCSSVLYRHQRIHSGEQPFKCEVCAKGFSQKTSLIIHLRIHTGDRPFCCQLCGRSFCSSSSLIRHKQSHRRDGQGKTSTSEDPPENEPVKQEPTCTEHQEIEGNLLVLDQHCMDGTVAVPEQSLRNNHENGDFKVETVTVLEDIEETSKSVVVEHDEGACFICPVCGKYFQSQALLTAHRKVHVVGRCLVCSDCGKSFCHRSSLRRHRSSHCSQQPRIDSPKPSVSGLPLQHFYKCGICHLNFSSSNELRSHLASHKGSQRFMCKECGRTFNCNFFLVRHQRTHTGERPFICPQCNKSFKCSSVLNRHQRTHSGEQPFKCEVCAKGFSQKTSLIIHLRTHTGERPFCCQLCGRSFCSSSALIRHMQNHQSGSESKVLASGGEVVM; encoded by the exons ACACACCGGGGAGCGACCTTTCACCTGCCCGCAGTGCAACAAGAGCTTCAAGTGTAGCTCCGTCCTATACCGGCACCAGAGGATCCACTCCAGAGAGCAGCCATTTAAATGTGAAGTGTGTGCAAAGGGCTTTTCTCAGAAGACCAGTCTGATCATCCATCTGAGGACTCACACGGGGGAGCGTCCATTCTGCTGCCAGCTCTGTGGGCGGAGCTTCTGTTCCGGTTCCGCCCTGATCCGGCATGAGCAAAGTCACAGACGGGATGGATGTAGGGAAG GTGGAGATCAGCTGATGGGGGCAGAGGAAAGTCCTATAAAGCTGAAGATCGTGGATAGTTTATCAGAAAACACCATGAACATGTCATTCAGGACAGACGGGGACTGCAGGCAGGATGTCCCGGAGAACCAGATTAATGGAAAATTTCTAG ACATGTATTCAGAACACAACTCGCAGAGTAATGACCGCTCAGAACAAGAGCTGCGGGACACAGGACAGAGTGCAGTTACAGAGCAGGAAGACTGGACACCAGATGCACATGCAGAGCTGCAGGACACAGGACAGAGTGCAGTTACAGAGCAGGAAGACTGTACGCCAGATTCACATGCAGAGCTGCGGGACACAGGACAGAGTGCAGTTACAGAGCAGGAAGACTGTATGCCAGATTCACATGCAGAGCTGCGGGACACAGGACAGAGTGCAGTTACAGAGCAGGAAGACTGTATGCCAGATTCACATGCAGAGCTGCGGGACACAGGACAGAGTGCAGTTACAGAGCAGGAAGACTGTATGCCAGATTCACATGCAGAGCTGCGGGACACAGGACAGAGTGCAGTTACAGAGCAGGAAGACTGTATGCCAGATGCACATGCAGAGCTGCGGGACACTGGGCAGAGTGCAGTTACAGAGCAGGAAGACTGTATGCCAGATGCACATGCAGAGCTGCGGGACACTGGGCAGAGTGCAGTTACAGAGCAGGAAGACTGTATGCCAGATTCACATGCAGAGCTGCGGGACACAGGACAGAGTGCAGTTACAGAGCAGGAAGACTGTATGCCAGATTCACATGCAGAGCTGCGGGACACAGGACAGAGTGCTGTTACAGAGCAGGAAGACTGGACACCAGATTCACATGCAGAGCTGCGGGACACAGGACAGAGTGCAGTTACAGAGCAGGAAGACTGTATGCCAGATTCGTATGCAGAGCTGCGGGACACAGGACAGAGTGCAGTTACAGAGCAGGAAGACTGGACACCAGATTCACATGCAGAGCTGCGGGACACAGGACAGAGTGCAGTTACAGAGCAGGAAGACTGTATGCCAGATTCGTATGCAGAGCTGCGGGACACAGGACAGAGTGCAGTTACAGAGCAGGAAGACTGGACACCAGATTCACATGCAGAGCTGCGGGACACAGGACAGAGTGCTGTTACAGAGCAGGAAGACTGTACGCCAGATTCACATGCAGAGCTGCGGGACACAGGACAGAGTGCAGTTACTGAGCAGGAAGACTGTACGCCAGATGCACATGCAGAGCTGCGGGACACAGGACAAAGTGCTGTTACAGAGCAGGAAGACTGTATGCCAGATTCACATGCAGAGCTGCGGGACACCGGACAGAGTGCTGTTACAGAGCAGGAAGACTGTACACCAGATTCACATGCAGAGCTGCGGGACACAGGACAGAGTGCTGTTACAGAGCAGGAAGACTGTACGCCAGATTCACATGCAGAACTGCGGGACACAGGACAGAGTGCAGTTACAGAGCAGGAAGACTGTATGCCAGATTCACATGCAGAGCTGCGGGACACAGGACAGAGTGCAGTTACAGAGCAGGAAGACTGTACGCCAGATTCACATGCAGAACTGCGGGACACTGGACAGAGTGCAGTTACTGAGCAGGAAGACTGTATGCCAGATTCACATGCAGAGCCGCGGGACACAGGACAGAGTGCTGTTACAGAGCAGGAAGACTGTATGCCAGATTCACATGCAGAGCCGCGGGACACAGGACAGAGTGCAGTTAGGGAGCAGGAAGACTGGACACCAGAAATGTTTGCGGAGCAGGGGAGCGAAGGCAAAGTTGTGCCTGCAGAGGGGAACATCAACAGTGGTTTTATATGTTCTGAATGTGGCAAAATGTTCTTCTCTCAGTCTGATCTCGATGTCCATTGTGTCACACATACAAGATACAAGCCTACCTGTCCGGACTGTGGTAAAACCTTTGGACAACGGTCTTCTCTTACGCGGCACCAGAATTCGCACTGCAGCGCCCGGAGAGGAGAACACAGCATAAACACCGGTCGTTTCTCTTCCTCCATCAGCTTTCACAGCCACCATAAATGTGGAATATGTCACATGAACTTCCCTAGCCTGAATGAGCTGAGAAGACATTTGGGAAGTCACACTGGGGACCAGCGATACATGTGCCACGAGTGCGGTCGCACTTTTAGCTGTAACTACTTCTTGGTTCGACACCAGAGGACACACACTGGGGAGAGACCTTTCACCTGCCCGCAATGCAACAAGAGCTTTAAGTGCAGCTCTGTCCTGTTTCGGCACCAGAGGACCCACACCGGCGAGCAGCCGTACCAGTGTGAGGTGTGTACAAGATGCTTCTCTCAGAAGACCAGTCTGATCATCCACCTGAGGACTCACACGGGGGAACGTCCATTCTGCTGCCAGAGCTGTGGCCGGAGCTTCTgttccagctctgctctgatCCGTCACGAGCAAAGTCACAAACGTGGTGGAAACCAGACAC CAAAGGAAGATGTGAGGCAGTGTTATGATAGAAGGAACAACGTGAAAAGGAGACCTAAGAAATCTGGTGGCAGCCGCTCACTCCGGGCTGTGGACGACGCGCAGTGGATTGAGCAGCAGATGGATTCTGACACTGTGCAAGGAAAACTTATGCTGGAAATTCAAGGGACCAAGGACCATCGATATGACATTCATTACG ACCAGAATGTGGAGAACACAGAAAAGTCAAAATGCTCAGGAAGTCCTGTAAAACCTGAAGATGTTTCTGATGAGAAGTATCTGCTGGATTCAGGTGTAAAATATAGAAACATGGCTGAAGAACACGAGAGGTGGACATCAGATGGGTATCCACTTGGGGACCTCCCAGACCCTAATGTTGAAGGTGGAATTATCTGCCCAGACTGTGGCAAGACCTTCGGATCCCAATCCTTGTTCACGGTGCATCAGAGGATCCACTCAGGAGACAGACTGTTCCCTTGCTCTCAGTGTGGTAAAATCTTTGGTCACCAGTCCACACTTGTACGACACCAGATGTCTCGCTGTCATAACATAGTGATGGAACCTCTCATCCCCAATAGTGATCTCACCCTTGGTGACGGCTCCGAGTTCTCTCATAAATGTGGTCTCTGTAACCAGAACTTTTCAGACAACATCAAGCTGAGGAGGCATTTGGCAGACCACAAGGGAGAGCGCAGCTACAGTTGTAAGGACTGCGGACACCGTTTTACCTGCAACTACTTTTTAGTTAGACACCAACGGACGCACACTGGTGAGCAACCCTACAAGTGTGATGTCTGCCTGAGGTGCTTCTCTCAGAAGACGAGCCTGGTGATCCACGTCCGGACACATACCGGAGAGCGACCGTACATCTGCTCAGTCTGTGCTAGAGGGTTTTGTTCTCGCTCCTCTTTGGTACGGCACCAACACAGTCACCAAGACATGAAAAGCAGGAGAG GTGAGCGGAGGGGGAAGCTGAGGAATCTGGGAGGCATGAGTTGTGGAAAGGGTCAGAAATACACTTTGGAAAAATTGAGCCGAGAAGTTTCTATAGATGACTCAACAAGTCTGTCATTTGCCAAAGCTGTCAACAGACCAGTAGAAGATTTTGTTCTAGATACTAAGCCTGAAACAGTCATTGAGGAAGATTTGACTTTCCACAAACGGTGTGATAGAGACCAGGCTCACTTAACTGCACGTCCGAGAACACACACTGGGGAGAGACCTTTCGGCTGTTCCAACTGTGGAAAAAGCTTTGGACATCATTCTACTCTCTCAAGGCACAGGAATCTGCATTGTAACTTCAAAACGGGTAAAATTCCCAACGTTCGTGCGCTGAGTAACACTCAATGCTTGTACATGTGTGGGATTTGTCATGAAAGTTGCTCCAGCCCCAATGAACTAAAGAAACATCTGAGGAGTCATACAGGAGACCAGCGCTACATGTGCCATGAGTGTGGCCGCACCTTCACCTGTAACTTCTACTTGGTCCGTCACCAGAGGACACACACCGGGGAGCGACCTTTCACCTGCCCGCAGTGCAACAAGAGCTTCAAGTGTAGCTCCGTCCTGTACCGGCACCAGAGGATCCACTCCGGAGAGCAGCCATTTAAATGTGAAGTGTGTGCGAAGGGCTTCTCTCAGAAGACAAGTCTGATCATCCACCTGAGGATTCACACGGGGGACCGTCCGTTCTGCTGCCAGCTCTGTGGGCGGAGCTTCTGTTCCAGCTCCTCCCTGATCCGACACAAGCAAAGTCACCGacgggatggacaag GAAAAACTTCGACATCCGAGGACCCACCAGAGAATGAGCCAGTAAAACAGGAACCCACATGCACGGAGCATCAGGAGATTGAagggaatttgctggtgctggaTCAGCACTGTATGGATGGGACGGTGGCTGTGCCTGAACAGAGTCTGAGAAATAACCATGAAAATGGGGATTTTAAGGTAGAAACCGTTACTGTGCTTGAGGACATAGAAGAAACTTCAAAAAGTGTGGTTGTGGAGCATGATGAGGGTGCTTGTTTTATATGTCCTGTTTGTGGTAAGTACTTCCAGTCCCAGGCTCTTCTCACGGCACATCGGAAAGTTCATGTGGTGGGTCGCTGTCTCGTCTGTTCTGACTGCGGAAAAAGTTTTTGTCACCGGTCTTCCCTTCGAAGGCACAGAAGCTCACACTGCAGCCAGCAGCCCAGGATAGACTCCCCAAAACCCAGTGTTTCCGGTCTACCCTTACAACACTTCTATAAGTGTGGCATTTGTCATCTGAATTTCTCAAGTTCTAATGAGTTGAGGAGTCACTTGGCGAGCCACAAAGGAAGCCAGCGGTTCATGTGCAAGGAGTGTGGTCGTACTTTTAACTGTAACTTTTTCCTAGTGCGTCACCAGAGGACACACACCGGGGAGAGACCGTTCATCTGCCCACAATGCAACAAGAGCTTCAAGTGTAGCTCTGTCCTGAACCGGCATCAGAGGACCCACTCCGGAGAGCAGCCGTTTAAATGTGAAGTGTGTGCGAAAGGCTTCTCTCAGAAGACCAGTCTGATCATCCACCTGAGGACTCACACAGGGGAGCGCCCATTCTGCTGCCAGCTCTGTGGGCGGAGTTTCTGTTCCAGCTCCGCTCTGATCCGCCATATGCAAAACCACCAAAGTGGCTCTGAGTCCAAAGTACTGGCATCTGGTGGGGAGGTGGTGATGTAG